The following are encoded together in the Methylorubrum sp. B1-46 genome:
- a CDS encoding molybdopterin cofactor-binding domain-containing protein, protein MNAPTLSRRNLLLQGGALVVGFSLSGGRAVAQTVFAPVTTNGFSKPVAPDQVDSFLALGADGRATIFSGKVDLGTGIRTAMAQIAAEELDLLLDRVTVVQGDTALTPDQGPTYGSLSIQKGGVEIRQAAATARARLLQLAGERLGLSADALVSENGTVRPKAGGAGVTYGELVKDGRLDLKVDPAIKTKDPSAFALVGTSVARIDIPDKITGRFTYMQDYRVPGMVHARVVRPPAIGAELQGVDEASVAGIPGLIRVVRQGNFLAVVAEREWAAVKAAGQLKATWSRWEGLPEQDKLWQHVRATKVTKDDVTSSTGDAEAALGRAARVLEASYDFAIHTHGSIGPSCAIAEFKDGLLTCWTASQMTHALRKQLAAMTGLAPEAVRCIYIEGSGCYGRNGHEDAAGDAALLARAVGRPVRVQWSRADEHGWDPKGPPTLIDLKAGLDGEGNVAAWSSQFHVPEGAAGNVPLVAADLAGLPHETAMSPGNIIQNSALPYAFPNVRTVCHRLATTPFRPSWIRTPGRMQNTYANEAFLDECAAAAGIDPLDYRLRALKDPRGIEVLKRAAEIAQWEARPSPVRDVSGDVLRGRGISYVKYELNRTYVAGVAEVEVDRRTGRVRVPRFFVVQDCGQIINPDGVRNQLDGNVIQTVSRVLLEEVTFDRGAVTSLDWASYPILTFPDVPNVVIDLIDRPTEKPWGAGEPSAAIVPSAVSNAIFDASGVRLRSVPFTPAKVKAALQAS, encoded by the coding sequence ATGAACGCGCCCACCCTCTCCCGCCGCAATCTGCTTCTCCAGGGCGGCGCCCTGGTCGTCGGCTTCTCGCTCTCCGGAGGCAGAGCCGTCGCGCAGACGGTCTTCGCGCCGGTGACCACCAACGGCTTCTCGAAGCCGGTCGCGCCGGACCAAGTCGACAGCTTCCTGGCGCTCGGCGCCGACGGCCGCGCCACGATCTTCTCCGGCAAGGTCGATCTCGGCACCGGCATCAGGACCGCGATGGCCCAGATCGCCGCGGAGGAGCTCGACCTGCTCCTCGACCGCGTGACGGTCGTGCAGGGCGACACCGCGCTCACCCCCGACCAGGGCCCGACCTACGGCAGCCTCTCGATCCAGAAGGGCGGCGTCGAGATCCGACAAGCGGCCGCGACCGCCCGCGCCCGGCTCCTTCAGCTTGCCGGCGAACGGCTCGGCCTATCCGCCGACGCGCTGGTGAGCGAGAACGGCACCGTGCGGCCGAAGGCGGGCGGAGCGGGCGTCACCTACGGCGAACTCGTCAAGGACGGACGCCTCGACCTCAAGGTCGATCCCGCTATCAAAACCAAGGACCCGTCGGCCTTCGCCCTCGTGGGCACCTCGGTGGCGCGGATCGACATCCCCGACAAGATCACCGGCCGCTTCACCTACATGCAGGATTATCGCGTGCCCGGCATGGTGCATGCCCGCGTGGTCCGCCCGCCCGCCATCGGCGCGGAACTGCAGGGCGTGGACGAGGCTTCGGTCGCGGGAATTCCCGGCCTGATCCGCGTCGTCCGGCAGGGCAACTTCCTCGCGGTCGTCGCCGAGCGGGAATGGGCGGCGGTGAAGGCGGCCGGACAGCTCAAGGCGACATGGTCGCGATGGGAGGGCCTGCCCGAACAGGACAAGCTCTGGCAGCACGTGCGCGCCACGAAGGTGACGAAGGACGACGTCACCAGCAGCACCGGCGATGCCGAGGCGGCTCTGGGGCGGGCCGCCCGCGTTCTGGAAGCGAGCTACGACTTCGCCATCCACACCCATGGCTCGATCGGGCCCTCCTGCGCCATCGCCGAGTTCAAGGACGGGCTGCTCACCTGCTGGACCGCCTCGCAAATGACGCACGCGCTGCGCAAGCAGCTTGCGGCGATGACCGGTCTCGCGCCGGAGGCGGTGCGCTGCATCTACATCGAGGGGTCGGGCTGCTATGGCCGCAACGGCCACGAGGACGCGGCGGGCGACGCGGCGCTGCTCGCCCGCGCGGTCGGCCGGCCGGTGCGGGTGCAATGGTCGCGCGCCGACGAGCACGGCTGGGACCCGAAGGGACCGCCGACGCTGATCGACCTGAAGGCGGGGCTCGACGGCGAGGGCAACGTCGCCGCGTGGTCCTCGCAGTTCCATGTGCCGGAGGGCGCGGCCGGCAACGTGCCGCTGGTGGCGGCCGACCTCGCCGGCCTGCCGCACGAGACCGCGATGTCGCCGGGCAACATCATCCAGAACTCGGCCCTGCCCTATGCCTTCCCGAATGTGCGCACCGTCTGCCACCGGCTGGCCACGACGCCGTTCCGGCCATCGTGGATCCGGACGCCGGGGCGGATGCAGAATACCTATGCCAACGAGGCCTTCCTCGATGAGTGCGCGGCGGCCGCGGGGATCGATCCGCTGGACTATCGCCTGCGCGCGCTCAAGGATCCGCGCGGCATCGAGGTGCTGAAGCGAGCCGCCGAGATCGCGCAATGGGAGGCTCGCCCCTCGCCGGTCAGGGACGTCTCCGGCGACGTGCTGCGGGGCCGTGGCATCTCCTACGTGAAGTACGAGTTGAACCGGACCTACGTGGCCGGCGTGGCCGAGGTTGAAGTCGATCGCCGCACCGGGCGCGTACGCGTGCCGCGCTTCTTCGTGGTTCAGGATTGCGGACAGATCATCAACCCGGACGGCGTGCGCAACCAGCTCGACGGCAACGTCATCCAGACGGTGAGCCGCGTCCTGCTGGAGGAGGTCACCTTCGACCGCGGCGCGGTGACCAGCCTCGACTGGGCGAGCTACCCGATCCTGACCTTCCCCGACGTGCCCAACGTGGTAATCGACCTGATCGATCGACCGACCGAAAAGCCGTGGGGTGCGGGGGAGCCCTCGGCGGCCATCGTTCCGTCGGCGGTGTCGAACGCGATCTTCGATGCGTCGGGCGTCCGCCTGCGCTCGGTGCCGTTCACGCCGGCCAAGGTGAAGGCGGCCCTGCAGGCGAGCTGA
- a CDS encoding gamma carbonic anhydrase family protein, translated as MALYRLGEHAPHVADATRIWVAPGAHVIGRVRIGLDVGIWFGAVIRGDNDPIEIGDRTNIQDGAVLHADPGFPLTIGEGVTVGHGAIVHGCTIGADTLIGMGATVLNGARIGRGCIVGANALVREGAEFPDGSLIVGVPAKAVPTRDMDITAMTRMAAEQYVRNGQRFLKDLEPVDPGRL; from the coding sequence ATGGCGCTCTATCGCCTGGGCGAGCACGCCCCGCACGTCGCGGACGCGACCCGAATCTGGGTCGCGCCCGGCGCCCACGTCATCGGACGGGTACGGATCGGTCTCGACGTCGGCATCTGGTTCGGAGCGGTGATCCGCGGCGACAACGATCCGATCGAGATCGGTGACCGCACCAACATCCAGGACGGAGCGGTGCTGCACGCCGATCCCGGCTTTCCGCTCACGATCGGGGAGGGGGTGACCGTCGGGCACGGCGCCATTGTCCACGGCTGCACCATCGGCGCCGACACCCTGATCGGCATGGGCGCCACGGTGCTCAACGGCGCCCGCATCGGCCGAGGCTGCATCGTCGGCGCGAACGCCCTGGTCCGCGAGGGCGCCGAATTCCCGGACGGCAGCCTCATCGTCGGGGTGCCCGCCAAGGCCGTGCCGACCCGCGATATGGACATCACCGCGATGACGCGCATGGCGGCCGAGCAGTATGTCCGCAACGGCCAGCGCTTCCTGAAGGATTTGGAGCCCGTCGATCCGGGCCGTCTATGA
- a CDS encoding YeiH family protein, with protein MQMNRLSRPPELRFSASRLKELAPGIALCLAVTLVSIGLQNLEESAFEHPYIEALVIAILLGMAIRTFWAPSPLWRSGIAFSAKQLLEVAVMLLGASISFAAIVASGPVLLAAVVATVVMTIAASYAISRLLGLGERISILIACGNAICGNSAIAAVAPVIGADSDDVASSISFTAILGVLMVLGLPLLIPLLGLGAGQYGILAGLTVYAVPQVLAATVPAGLAATQIGTLVKLVRVLMLGPVVVGLSLLAPRFDATAEAGGTRRIDPFRLVPWFIVGFLVLAAFRSLGLVPDVALGPVTRTAGILTVISMAALGLGVDVRVIGRVGGRVTAAVTLSLALLLLVSLGLIHLLRLG; from the coding sequence CTGCAGATGAACCGCCTCTCGAGGCCGCCGGAGCTCCGCTTTTCCGCGTCGCGCCTGAAGGAGCTGGCGCCCGGCATCGCGCTGTGTCTCGCGGTGACGCTGGTCTCGATCGGTTTGCAGAACCTCGAAGAGAGCGCCTTCGAGCACCCCTACATCGAGGCACTGGTGATCGCGATCCTGCTCGGCATGGCGATCCGAACCTTCTGGGCACCGAGCCCGCTGTGGCGCTCCGGCATCGCCTTCAGCGCCAAGCAGCTTCTCGAAGTCGCGGTGATGCTGCTCGGTGCCTCTATCAGCTTCGCGGCGATCGTCGCTTCCGGGCCGGTCCTGCTCGCGGCAGTCGTCGCCACCGTGGTCATGACGATCGCCGCCAGCTATGCGATCAGCCGTCTGCTCGGACTGGGCGAGCGGATCTCGATCCTCATCGCCTGCGGCAACGCGATCTGCGGAAATTCGGCCATCGCGGCGGTCGCCCCCGTGATCGGCGCCGACAGCGACGACGTTGCCTCCTCGATCTCCTTCACCGCCATCCTCGGCGTGCTGATGGTGCTCGGCTTGCCGCTGCTGATCCCACTGCTCGGCCTCGGCGCTGGCCAGTACGGAATCTTGGCCGGCCTCACGGTCTACGCGGTGCCGCAGGTTCTCGCCGCCACCGTGCCGGCCGGGCTCGCCGCGACGCAGATCGGCACGCTGGTCAAGCTCGTGCGCGTGCTCATGCTCGGCCCCGTCGTCGTCGGCCTCTCGCTCCTGGCTCCGCGCTTCGACGCGACCGCGGAAGCCGGCGGAACGCGCCGGATCGATCCGTTCAGGCTGGTGCCGTGGTTCATCGTCGGCTTCCTCGTGCTGGCCGCGTTCCGCTCGCTCGGGCTCGTGCCCGATGTCGCGCTCGGCCCGGTCACGCGGACCGCCGGCATCCTCACCGTGATCTCGATGGCCGCCCTCGGACTCGGCGTCGATGTGCGGGTGATCGGACGTGTCGGCGGGCGCGTCACGGCGGCGGTGACGTTGTCGCTCGCGCTGCTGCTGCTGGTGAGCCTCGGGCTGATCCATCTGCTCCGGCTCGGCTGA
- a CDS encoding DUF6691 family protein codes for MAAIASAFAVGLLFGLGLIVSGMANPAKVLAFLDVTGRWDPSLAFVMAGAVAVSAVGYRVAQRRGRPGLATRLDLPTRRNIDPRLIAGAAVFGLGWGLVGLCPGPALTLLTVLPAQAATFVAAMIVGMLLFRRVPAADAAAQRADA; via the coding sequence ATGGCCGCGATCGCATCCGCCTTCGCCGTCGGCCTGCTGTTCGGGCTCGGTCTGATCGTCTCGGGCATGGCCAATCCCGCCAAGGTCCTCGCCTTCCTCGACGTGACCGGACGCTGGGATCCGAGCCTCGCCTTCGTCATGGCAGGCGCTGTGGCCGTCTCGGCTGTCGGCTATCGCGTCGCGCAGCGGCGTGGCCGGCCGGGGCTCGCGACTCGGCTCGACCTTCCGACCCGGCGCAACATCGATCCGCGCCTCATCGCCGGCGCCGCGGTCTTCGGCCTCGGCTGGGGGCTGGTCGGGCTGTGCCCCGGCCCGGCGCTGACCCTCCTCACGGTGCTGCCGGCGCAAGCCGCGACCTTCGTGGCCGCCATGATCGTCGGCATGTTGCTGTTTCGCCGCGTACCCGCCGCGGACGCGGCGGCTCAGCGAGCCGATGCTTGA
- a CDS encoding YeeE/YedE family protein, with protein sequence MDGFTPLSATLGGLMIGASAALLLLLNGRIAGISGILDGLLAPAAGGIGWRIAFLAGLILAPPAYAVLGGSLPPVTVEASFPLLAVAGLLVGFGARLGAGCTSGHGVCGIGRGSPRSLVATLMFMVTAILTVLVTHRLLGA encoded by the coding sequence ATGGACGGCTTTACACCCCTCAGCGCCACGCTCGGCGGCCTTATGATCGGCGCGTCCGCCGCTCTGCTGCTGCTGCTCAACGGGCGCATCGCCGGGATCAGCGGAATCCTCGATGGGTTGCTTGCCCCTGCCGCGGGCGGGATCGGCTGGCGGATCGCTTTCCTGGCCGGCCTGATCCTGGCTCCGCCGGCCTATGCCGTTCTGGGAGGAAGCCTGCCACCGGTGACCGTCGAAGCCTCGTTCCCACTCCTGGCGGTCGCCGGCCTCCTTGTCGGCTTCGGCGCCCGGCTCGGGGCGGGCTGCACCAGTGGCCACGGGGTTTGCGGCATCGGGCGCGGTTCGCCCCGCTCACTCGTCGCGACCCTCATGTTCATGGTCACCGCGATCTTGACCGTCCTCGTCACACATCGTCTGCTCGGAGCCTGA